Proteins from a genomic interval of Musa acuminata AAA Group cultivar baxijiao chromosome BXJ1-9, Cavendish_Baxijiao_AAA, whole genome shotgun sequence:
- the LOC135592344 gene encoding protein NBR1 homolog, translating into MEPRLNQWDFVIKVKYGDTLKRFNAYVHGEMIDHNMTRLRKKIINLFKLSPEADLVLNYVDEDGDTVALDDDDELRDAAVNQHLNPLRINVQLKSYASGGTDLKQENMSPANAMPRQEENQPSEISSVIDEALKHVPEPFRTSLSKISNDFLSKASSSAPAISQIVDQFSKYGISNVSQPVNRPNSESAGMPSQTTTPTQPKDLNISGPPKVPFTSASVSTKSTDLVSELLQKEHESLNGNHVNMVKTDTSGDLNMNSPDLPTFELAPGYALTDDLLAAICASNEFTDHNKENGDVGGKGKSVLYVPPEMISEHNNESFNPSHAPTNTYGFPGMVAGDNNKQLPTDAAPSRTPNGFGFQGVKQHAKISSLDLPDGFNFQGVKQHTKIAALDLPIHPLGHPYERDDGSNDNMFCTFHRGIICDGCGMHPIIGPRFKSNVKKDYDLCGICFSDMVNKADYTRIDRAHHSSRKVFKGCYNSHSRRRLLSPHLHGFGARQSRSKLESRFIQDVTVYDGTVLPPSTPFTKIWRMQNNGSTRWPYGTRLVWVGGDRFANRDSVLLEIPADGFPVNEKVDIAVDLTSPAMPGRYFSYWRLASPSGQKFGQRVWVLIQVDISRPSSATGVFSADLNLNLPPESTSRDGFGIIDVNAEPFDDVAPEPILTNISDELVRPFVNEVPTEGVHPAAVDAIAQPMPIVNPPVGVHPAAADAIALPMPIVNPPVSYPIIDLSVSEYESSFLVPPSKTVAEDNTVEETLLDELESMGFKQIDLNKEILRLNKYDLEQSIDDLCGYAEWEPLLEELQDMGFSDRVMNKKLLIKYDGSIKRVVLDLIAGEKA; encoded by the exons ATGGAGCCCCGCCTTAACCAGTGGGACTTTGTGATCAAG GTGAAGTATGGTGATACGCTAAAGCGGTTTAATGCCTACGTCCATGGAGAGATGATAGATCACAACATGACTAGACTCCGAAAGAAGATTATTAACCTCTTCAAACTCAGTCCAGAAGCCGATCTTGTTCTTAACTATGTTGATGAAGATGGTGACACTGTAGcgctagatgatgatgatgagttgcgTGATGCTGCTGTTAATCAGCATTTGAATCCTCTGAGAATCAATGTTCAGTTGAAATCTTATGCATCTGGAGGCACTGACCTGAAACAGGAGAACATGAGCCCTGCAAATGCCATGCCACGTCAAGAAGAGAATCAACCATCTGAAATTAGTTCTGTtattgatgaagccttgaaaCATGTTCCTGAACCATTTCGTACTTCACTTTCCAAGATCTCTAATGATTTCCTTTCAAAGGCTTCATCTTCTGCACCAGCAATATCTCAAATTGTGGACCAGTTCTCCAAGTATGGAATATCAAATGTTAGTCAGCCTGTCAACAGGCCAAATAGTGAGTCAGCAGGAATGCCTAGTCAGACAACAACTCCAACTCAGCCAAAGGATCTTAATATTAGTGGGCCACCAAAGGTTCCATTTACTTCTGCTTCAGTATCAACAAAATCAACTGATCTAGTTTCAGAGCTTTTGCAGAAGGAGCATGAGAGTCTCAATGGGAATCATGTTAACATGGTCAAGACTGATACCTCTGGTGATCTTAATATGAACAGTCCAGATCTTCCAACATTTGAGCTAGCACCAGGATATGCCTTGACTGATGATTTACTAGCAGCCATTTGTGCTAGCAATGAGTTCACTGATCATAACAAAGAAAATGGTGATGTTGGTGGTAAAGGAAAATCTGTCCTTTATGTGCCACCTGAGATGATTTCAGAACATAATAATGAATCATTTAATCCATCTCATGCTCCAACTAATACATATGGGTTTCCTGGCATGGTGGCTGGTGACAACAACAAACAACTTCCAACCGATGCAGCCCCTTCAAGAACACCTAATGGTTTTGGTTTTCAGGGAGTCAAACAGCATGCTAAGATATCGTCTCTTGATCTTCCTGATGGTTTTAATTTTCAGGGAGTCAAACAGCATACCAAGATAGCGGCTCTTGATCTTCCTATTCACCCTCTTGGCCATCCTTACGAAAGGGATGATGGGTCTAATGACAACATGTTCTGTACTTTCCACAGGGGAATTATATGTGATGGTTGTGGAATGCATCCAATCATTGGTCCTCGATTTAAATCTAATGT GAAAAAAGACTATGATTTATGTGGCATTTGTTTCTCTGATATGGTTAATAAAGCTGATTATACCAGGATTGACAGGGCACATCATTCATCTCGTAAAGTGTTCAAGGGTTGTTATAATTCA CATTCTCGACGTCGGCTCCTTTCACCACATTTACATGGTTTTGGTGCGAGACAATCTAGATCAAAATTAGAAAGTCGCTTTATTCAAGATGTGACTGTGTATGATGGAACTGTACTTCCTCCTTCTACTCCGTTTACAAAGATATGGCGAATGCAGAATAATGGTTCGACTCGATGGCCATATGGTACAAGACTTGTTTGGGTTGGTGGTGATAGATTTGCAAACCGGGACTCAGTTTTATTGGAG ATTCCAGCTGATGGATTTCCTGTGAATGAGAAGGTTGATATTGCAGTTGATCTCACCTCACCAGCAATGCCAGGTAGGTACTTTTCATATTGGAGATTGGCATCACCTTCTGGACAGAAGTTTGGGCAACGAGTTTGGGTTCTTATCCAG GTGGATATCTCTCGACCAAGCTCTGCTACTGGTGTTTTCAGtgctgatttgaatttgaatctgCCACCTGAAAGCACTAGTCGAGATGGGTTTGGAATCATAGATGTCAATGCTGAGCCTTTTGATGATGTTGCTCCTGAACCCATACTCACCAACATTTCAGATGAACTTGTTAGGCCATTCGTCAATGAAGTCCCAACAGAGGGAGTGCATCCTGCCGCCGTTGATGCCATTGCACAGCCCATGCCCATAGTGAATCCTCCCGTGGGAGTGCATCCTGCCGCCGCTGATGCCATTGCACTGCCCATGCCCATTGTGAATCCTCCCGTGTCGTATCCCATAATTGATTTATCAGTGTCAGAATATGAATCATCTTTTCTTGTGCCACCATCTAAAACAGTTGCCGAGGACAACACTGTCGAGGAGACATTGCTCGATGAGCTGGAAAGCATGGGGTTTAAGCAAATTGACTTAAACAAGGAGATTCTTAGGCTAAACAAGTATGACCTGGAGCAGTCCATCGATGATCTTTGCGGCTATGCTGAATGGGAGCCACTTCTTGAGGAGCTGCAGGACATG GGTTTCTCCGATAGGGTAATGAACAAAAAGCTGCTGATAAAATATGATGGTAGCATAAAGCGAGTTGTACTTGATCTCATTGCCGGGGAAAAGGCATAG
- the LOC103996720 gene encoding F-box/WD-40 repeat-containing protein At3g52030 isoform X2 produces MEVTGSSGRHRAVAAGSGGGRGKRRSVDVGTGGSIRSLGTDLLCIVFALLDHFDLVRCSVVCKSWNNLIYTSSLMRDLYNKRNPHLKCASIKSDMLETSMKIYLEEIAMEEHKLSFLRGSVKVDQWSGHQARVNVCRMKRGLILTGVGDKVLRLWSAESCNYLDEYVSPEMNQLVDYDFDENKIVGLTSDRICIWRRHGQRGIFQSCKGIFTRGLCMRYIDPEAVIGCEDGRVRVFDMYSGRCSRIIRMHSGPVTCLTLTDDQLVIGGSTFGNIAIADLSSGKRMGSVKSCFSPTGYAHCWDLRTLRPVWETRVSPNVIYTVHHLSNDTSMLAVGGIDGVLRILNQSTGEILSSLVIDATNGVPLSSKNSHEVVQKKVRRLQDTTCLDIIPRYLRPPITCLAVGMNKIVTTHNEKFIRAWRFHMNN; encoded by the exons ATGGAGGTCACCGGCAGCAGCGGCAGACACCGAGCGGTCGCCGCTGGATCAGGCGGCGGCCGCGGAAAGCGGAGGTCGGTAGACGTCGGCACCGGCGGGTCTATTCGTTCTCTCGGCACCGACCTCCTCTGCATCGTCTTTGCGCTTCTCGATCACTTCGATCTCGTCCGATGCTCTGTCGTCTGCAAGTCCTG GAACAATCTAATCTACACATCCTCATTGATGAGAGATCTATATAACAAAAGAAATCCACATCTTAAATGTGCTTCTATCAAGTCAGATATGCTAGAAACATCAATGAAGATCTATCTGGAAGAGATAGCTATGGAAGAACACAAGTTATCCTTTCTCAGAGGCTCGGTTAAAGTTGATCAATGGAGTGGTCACCAGGCAAG GGTGAATGTATGTCGGATGAAAAGAGGCTTAATTCTTACAGGAGTTGGAGATAAG GTACTGCGTCTATGGTCTGCAGAAAGCTGCAACTACTTGGATGAGTATGTCAGTCCGGAAATGAATCAACTAGTTGACTATGACTTTGATGAGAACAAG ATTGTAGGTTTAACTAGTGATCGAATATGCATATGGAGGCGCCATGGTCAAAGAGGTATCTTCCAATCATGCAAAGGTATCTTCACACGTGGACTATGTATGCG TTATATCGATCCAGAGGCTGTGATTGGTTGTGAAGATGGTAGAGTTCGTGTATTTGATATGTATAGTGGAAGATGCTCTCGAATAATTAG GATGCATTCTGGACCAGTCACATGCTTGACTTTGACTGATGATCAATTAGTTATTGGTGGTTCTACATTTGGAAACATAGCTATTGCAGATTTGTCATCTGGTAAAAGGATGGGTTCTGTGAAGTCTTGTTTTTCTCCTACAG GCTATGCTCATTGTTGGGACCTCAG GACTCTGAGACCAGTCTGGGAAACACGGGTTAGTCCCAACGTCATCTACACTGTCCACCATCTATCAAATGATACATCTATGTTAGCCGTCGGTGGAATAGATGGTGTACTCCGCATTCTGAACCAGAGCACCGGTGAAATTCTTTCAAGTTTGGTGATAGATGCTACCAATGGGGTGCCACTTTCTTCTAAGAACAGTCATGAAGTGGTTCAAAAGAAGGTGAGGAGGCTTCAGGATACCACCTGCTTGGATATCATTCCCAGATACTTGCGGCCTCCCATAACATGTCTGGCTGTGGGAATGAATAAGATCGTCACCACTCACAATGAGAAGTTCATCAGGGCGTGGAGATTTCACATGAACAATTAG
- the LOC135592345 gene encoding putative disease resistance protein RGA1, with the protein MALALDLERVLLHILPMPAMMAQGQLLGMPNHMEMIRDRLWNINGTILDAQLRALKEPELEEWVTDVGAAIVDVDDLLGRILDWHPRRGAAAASNRSSRSICSIRVASRQAILLELKEMVRRLNCLVRRGSVLGLSKEILESVDPRQEEEYSTVLREEVVGRNEDVEKIIDILQQQQSGDRDEWLLIDGNNGKTTLARLIYHHPWVQEQFQHRIWVDVPNNFYLDPMWIMREFTRSITGEPCEDIWLFFDGIQGSKYLLVLDDLYAGEEKDKWLQSESFLLLVGVYIWLSIQDDVVNNEDVFHVLASEGLLSYSDIVGTERKYMKAPDSALFLFSVIKYCYILTKAYSDSTIPPQCFYLRMLVDSNKIIFPTILSRGVNKLRGLILERKEMDFQHKYHILHIPEGMFTNLIHLRILCLRAIRVQQLPDTVGKLLVLRYLNLSQSEIQVLPESLCKLKNLRVLNLTYCEKLQKLPKRIHNLENLYILKLAYCTKLQMLPISVTNLVKLQELDLEGCQWLVELPEGLSNMKKLIDLNVYKCPLNQMPHEISHMSYLLKLSGYNVIGGLGNTFSKLQLLMNLKVLWLQNLEQVSKLGDASTLLKLHDVLPRLRYLRLNWKWDNTDDMRTSKLVSLQVLEGLQPNPNLKKLEIILYAGKEFPVWIKKGFDYHHKLEEIKLINLKRCKKLPSLGGLHDLKIIEISGMDLIDAMDEAFYGENENGTFPNLEKLILSDMPALEKWLKVERRRELLFPNLDELTIIQCPKFEALEVDLEVTRLSIWLDNKMLRTSEFKGWHNLQSMEHLEIVGCKEMRCLPQDMKRCVKLQKLRIIGCDNLDCLPEWLSELEDLDSLYICGCRALSSMPEELKRSPNVHVKGCPKL; encoded by the coding sequence ATGGCGTTGGCACTAGATCTGGAGCGCGTGCTATTGCATATACTGCCGATGCCTGCGATGATGGCGCAGGGGCAACTACTAGGCATGCCAAACCACATGGAGATGATTCGAGACCGCCTCTGGAATATCAATGGCACGATCTTGGACGCTCAGCTTCGAGCGTTGAAGGAGCCGGAGTTGGAGGAGTGGGTGACCGACGTCGGTGCAGCCATTGTGGACGTCGACGATCTGCTCGGTAGGATCCTTGACTGGCATCCAAGACGAGGAGCGGCTGCAGCATCGAATCGCTCGTCACGCTCCATCTGCAGCATCCGAGTGGCCTCTCGCCAAGCCATTCTATTGGAGCTCAAGGAGATGGTGCGCAGGCTGAACTGTCTGGTGAGGAGGGGGTCTGTGTTGGGCCTCTCGAAGGAGATACTGGAGTCTGTGGATCCACGACAAGAAGAAGAGTACTCCACCGTCCTAAGAGAAGAGGTGGTGGGACGCAACGAGGATGTAGAAAAAATCATCGACATTTTGCAGCAACAACAGTCTGGCGATCGTGATGAATGGCTGCTCATAGATGGCAATAATGGGAAGACGACCCTTGCTCGGTTGATTTACCACCACCCCTGGGTGCAGGAGCAATTCCAACATCGAATCTGGGTGGATGTCCCAAACAATTTTTATTTGGATCCCATGTGGATCATGAGAGAATTCACGAGATCAATAACCGGGGAGCCATGCGAGGACATCTGGCTATTCTTCGATGGAATCCAAGGAAGCAAATACTTGCTCGTTCTGGATGATCTCTACGCCGGGGAGGAGAAGGATAAGTGGCTCCAATCGGAGAGCTTTCTATTGCTCGTCGGCGTGTACATATGGTTGAGTATACAAGATGACGTGGTCAATAATGAAGACGTCTTCCATGTGTTAGCTTCCGAAGGCCTTCTGTCGTATTCAGACATCGTAGGGACGGAAAGGAAATATATGAAGGCCCCCGATTCTGCACTGTTTTTATTTAGTGTCATAAAATATTGTTATATCTTGACGAAGGCTTATTCGGATTCAACAATCCCACCACAATGTTTCTATCTACGTATGTTGGTCGATTCCAATAAGATCATATTTCCAACGATCTTGTCAAGAGGGGTAAAtaagttaagaggtttgatattagAACGGAAGGAGATGGATTTTCAACACAAATATCATATCCTACATATTCCAGAAGGTATGTTTACCAATCTTATACATCTACGTATATTATGTTTACGAGCTATCAGAGTCCAGCAGCTACCTGATACAGTGGGCAAATTGCTTGTCTTAAGATACCTCAATCTTTCTCAGTCCGAGATCCAAGTACTTCCTGAATCCTTGTGCAAGCTCAAGAATTTACGAGTCTTAAATCTAACCTATTGTGAAAAGCTTCAGAAGCTACCGAAACGAATACATAATCTtgagaatttatatattttaaaattagctTATTGTACAAAGCTTCAAATGTTACCTATTTCGGTCACCAACCTTGTAAAACTACAAGAGTTAGATCTGGAAGGTTGTCAATGGCTTGTTGAATTACCCGAGGGTTTGAGTAACATGAAAAAATTGATAGATCTCAATGTGTATAAATGTCCATTGAATCAAATGCCACATGAAATAAGTCATATGAGCTACCTTCTGAAGTTGTCTGGATATAACGTAATTGGTGGTCTTGGAAATACCTTCTCGAAGTTGCAATTGTTGATGAATCTAAAAGTATTATGGCTACAAAATCTTGAACAAGTATCAAAATTAGGAGATGCTTCGACtcttttaaaattacatgatgtacTTCCACGACTCAGATATTTGAGGTTAAATTGGAAATGGGACAATACGGATGACATGAGAACCTCTAAATTGGTTTCGCTACAGGTACTCGAAGGCCTCCAACCCAATCCAAACTTGAAAAAATTAGAGATTATTTTATATGCCGGCAAGGAATTTCCAGTATGGATAAAAAAGGGGTTTGACTATCACCACAAGTTGGAAGAGATCAAACTAATCAATCTCAAGAGATGTAAAAAGCTACCGTCACTCGGAGGACTACACGATCTCAAGATTATCGAGATAAGTGGTATGGATTTAATCGATGCTATGGATGAAGCATTCTACGGTGAAAATGAAAATGGGACATTTCCTAATTTGGAAAAACTCATATTGTCCGATATGCCTGCACTAGAAAAATGGTTAAAGGTGGAGCGGCGACGAGAACTTTTGTTCCCGAATCTTGATGAATTGACAATAATCCAATGCCCAAAATTCGAAGCTTTAGAGGTGGATCTGGAGGTCACAAGATTGAGTATTTGGTTGGACAATAAGATGCTGCGGACATCTGAATTCAAGGGTTGGCATAACCTCCAAAGTATGGAGCACTTGGAGATAGTTGGATGCAAAGAGATGAGGTGTTTGCCACAGGACATGAAACGATGTGTTAAACTTCAGAAGTTGAGAATTATCGGATGTGACAATTTGGACTGTTTGCCGGAGTGGCTGTCAGAATTGGAAGATCTGGATTCTTTATATATATGTGGCTGCAGAGCTCTATCATCCATGCCAGAGGAGCTTAAACGATCGCCAAACGTCCATGTTAAAGGTTGTCCGAAGCTGTGA
- the LOC103996720 gene encoding F-box/WD-40 repeat-containing protein At3g52030 isoform X1 translates to MEVTGSSGRHRAVAAGSGGGRGKRRSVDVGTGGSIRSLGTDLLCIVFALLDHFDLVRCSVVCKSWNNLIYTSSLMRDLYNKRNPHLKCASIKSDMLETSMKIYLEEIAMEEHKLSFLRGSVKVDQWSGHQARVNVCRMKRGLILTGVGDKVLRLWSAESCNYLDEYVSPEMNQLVDYDFDENKIVGLTSDRICIWRRHGQRGIFQSCKGIFTRGLCMRYIDPEAVIGCEDGRVRVFDMYSGRCSRIIRMHSGPVTCLTLTDDQLVIGGSTFGNIAIADLSSGKRMGSVKSCFSPTGLKCFSFNMHSYSVFAGSTSGYAHCWDLRTLRPVWETRVSPNVIYTVHHLSNDTSMLAVGGIDGVLRILNQSTGEILSSLVIDATNGVPLSSKNSHEVVQKKVRRLQDTTCLDIIPRYLRPPITCLAVGMNKIVTTHNEKFIRAWRFHMNN, encoded by the exons ATGGAGGTCACCGGCAGCAGCGGCAGACACCGAGCGGTCGCCGCTGGATCAGGCGGCGGCCGCGGAAAGCGGAGGTCGGTAGACGTCGGCACCGGCGGGTCTATTCGTTCTCTCGGCACCGACCTCCTCTGCATCGTCTTTGCGCTTCTCGATCACTTCGATCTCGTCCGATGCTCTGTCGTCTGCAAGTCCTG GAACAATCTAATCTACACATCCTCATTGATGAGAGATCTATATAACAAAAGAAATCCACATCTTAAATGTGCTTCTATCAAGTCAGATATGCTAGAAACATCAATGAAGATCTATCTGGAAGAGATAGCTATGGAAGAACACAAGTTATCCTTTCTCAGAGGCTCGGTTAAAGTTGATCAATGGAGTGGTCACCAGGCAAG GGTGAATGTATGTCGGATGAAAAGAGGCTTAATTCTTACAGGAGTTGGAGATAAG GTACTGCGTCTATGGTCTGCAGAAAGCTGCAACTACTTGGATGAGTATGTCAGTCCGGAAATGAATCAACTAGTTGACTATGACTTTGATGAGAACAAG ATTGTAGGTTTAACTAGTGATCGAATATGCATATGGAGGCGCCATGGTCAAAGAGGTATCTTCCAATCATGCAAAGGTATCTTCACACGTGGACTATGTATGCG TTATATCGATCCAGAGGCTGTGATTGGTTGTGAAGATGGTAGAGTTCGTGTATTTGATATGTATAGTGGAAGATGCTCTCGAATAATTAG GATGCATTCTGGACCAGTCACATGCTTGACTTTGACTGATGATCAATTAGTTATTGGTGGTTCTACATTTGGAAACATAGCTATTGCAGATTTGTCATCTGGTAAAAGGATGGGTTCTGTGAAGTCTTGTTTTTCTCCTACAG gcctgaaaTGCTTCTCTTTTAACATGCATTCATACTCGGTGTTTGCTGGATCAACTTCAGGCTATGCTCATTGTTGGGACCTCAG GACTCTGAGACCAGTCTGGGAAACACGGGTTAGTCCCAACGTCATCTACACTGTCCACCATCTATCAAATGATACATCTATGTTAGCCGTCGGTGGAATAGATGGTGTACTCCGCATTCTGAACCAGAGCACCGGTGAAATTCTTTCAAGTTTGGTGATAGATGCTACCAATGGGGTGCCACTTTCTTCTAAGAACAGTCATGAAGTGGTTCAAAAGAAGGTGAGGAGGCTTCAGGATACCACCTGCTTGGATATCATTCCCAGATACTTGCGGCCTCCCATAACATGTCTGGCTGTGGGAATGAATAAGATCGTCACCACTCACAATGAGAAGTTCATCAGGGCGTGGAGATTTCACATGAACAATTAG